Proteins encoded within one genomic window of Streptomyces sp. NBC_01314:
- a CDS encoding nitrate/nitrite transporter — MSSSAGSLPGDPPGGRRALAVWSVGVSVYFVAVIFRTSLGVAGLDAADRFQVGASALSAFSILQLLVYAGMQIPVGLLVDRIGTKKVLILGILLFTAGQIGFALSPSYGTALASRALLGCGDAMTFISVLRLGSRWFPARRGPMVAQMAGLVGMAGNLVSTLLLARLLHGVGWTAAFAGSSVAGLVVLVLTLLFLKDHPEGHEPEPFPHRGAAFVRRQIAASWREPGTRLGMWVHFTTQFPAMMFLLLWGLPFLVQAQGLSRGTAGELLTLVVLSNMVVGLVYGQIVARHHAARLPLALGTVFTTAVVWATTILYPGEHAPMWLLIVLCAVLGACGPASMLGFDFARPANPPERQGTASGITNMGGFVASMTTLFAVGVLLDLTDDDYRVAFSAVFVLQALGLTQIFRLRGRAARRERERLVASRVETVHVPV, encoded by the coding sequence ATGTCGTCGTCCGCCGGGTCCCTGCCCGGGGATCCGCCCGGCGGCCGTCGCGCCCTCGCCGTCTGGAGTGTGGGCGTCTCCGTCTACTTCGTCGCCGTCATCTTCCGTACGTCGCTGGGCGTGGCCGGCCTCGACGCCGCCGACCGCTTCCAGGTGGGTGCCTCCGCGCTGTCGGCCTTCTCGATACTCCAGCTGCTGGTCTACGCAGGCATGCAGATACCCGTCGGCCTGCTGGTCGACCGAATCGGCACCAAGAAGGTGCTGATCCTGGGCATCCTGCTGTTCACGGCCGGCCAGATCGGCTTCGCGCTGTCGCCGTCGTACGGCACGGCGCTGGCGTCGCGGGCGCTGCTGGGCTGCGGCGACGCGATGACGTTCATCAGTGTGCTGCGGCTGGGCAGCCGCTGGTTCCCGGCCCGGCGCGGGCCGATGGTCGCTCAGATGGCGGGCCTGGTCGGCATGGCGGGCAACCTGGTCTCGACGCTGCTGCTGGCCCGGCTGTTGCACGGGGTGGGCTGGACGGCGGCGTTCGCGGGCAGCTCGGTCGCCGGTCTCGTCGTCCTGGTCCTGACCCTGCTGTTCCTGAAGGACCATCCCGAGGGGCACGAGCCGGAGCCGTTCCCGCACCGCGGGGCCGCGTTCGTACGGCGGCAGATCGCGGCGTCCTGGCGGGAGCCCGGCACCCGGCTCGGGATGTGGGTGCACTTCACCACCCAGTTCCCGGCGATGATGTTCCTGCTGCTGTGGGGGCTGCCGTTCCTGGTCCAGGCGCAGGGTCTCAGCCGCGGCACCGCCGGTGAACTGCTCACTCTCGTCGTCCTGTCCAACATGGTCGTCGGACTGGTGTACGGCCAGATCGTCGCCCGGCACCACGCGGCGCGGCTGCCGCTGGCCCTCGGTACGGTCTTCACGACGGCGGTGGTGTGGGCGACCACGATCCTGTACCCCGGTGAGCACGCGCCGATGTGGCTCCTGATCGTCCTCTGCGCGGTCCTCGGCGCCTGCGGCCCGGCCTCGATGCTCGGCTTCGACTTCGCCCGCCCGGCGAACCCGCCGGAGCGTCAGGGCACCGCCTCCGGAATCACCAACATGGGTGGTTTCGTCGCCTCGATGACCACCCTCTTCGCGGTGGGCGTCCTCCTGGACCTGACCGACGACGACTACCGCGTCGCCTTCTCCGCGGTCTTCGTCCTCCAGGCCCTCGGCCTCACCCAGATTTTCCGCCTGCGCGGCCGCGCGGCCCGCCGGGAACGGGAACGGCTGGTGGCGAGCCGGGTGGAGACGGTTCACGTACCGGTGTAA
- a CDS encoding GntR family transcriptional regulator — protein MPTAPAATPAPAVKQAPAADRVYTHVKQGVLERRYEGGTLLTEGELAEAVGVSRTPVREALLRLEAEGLIRLYPKKGALVLPVSAQEIADVVETRQLVEEHAVRKTVPASPRLIERLESLLEQQKAQAAAGDLAGAAVTDRCFHAEIVRSGGNEILSRLYDQLRDRQLRMGVAVMHAHPDRITKTLSEHEEILQALRANDAEAAVALVHRHVSWFSMLARGEVR, from the coding sequence GCCCCCGCCGTGAAGCAGGCCCCCGCGGCCGACCGTGTCTACACCCACGTCAAACAGGGTGTTCTCGAACGGCGTTACGAGGGCGGCACGCTGCTCACCGAGGGCGAGTTGGCCGAGGCGGTCGGGGTGTCCCGGACGCCGGTGCGGGAGGCCCTGCTGCGGCTGGAGGCCGAGGGGCTGATCAGGCTCTACCCGAAGAAGGGCGCCCTGGTGCTGCCCGTCTCCGCGCAGGAGATCGCGGACGTCGTCGAGACCCGGCAGTTGGTCGAGGAGCACGCGGTCCGCAAGACGGTCCCGGCCTCGCCGCGGCTGATCGAGCGCCTGGAGAGCCTCCTGGAGCAGCAGAAGGCGCAGGCCGCCGCCGGAGACCTGGCGGGCGCCGCGGTCACCGACCGCTGTTTCCACGCCGAGATAGTCCGCAGCGGGGGGAACGAGATCCTCTCCCGCCTCTACGACCAACTCCGCGACCGGCAGCTGCGTATGGGCGTCGCCGTGATGCACGCCCATCCCGACCGCATCACCAAGACGCTCAGCGAGCACGAGGAGATCCTCCAGGCGCTGCGCGCGAATGACGCGGAGGCGGCCGTGGCGCTCGTGCACCGGCACGTCAGCTGGTTCTCCATGCTGGCGCGGGGTGAGGTCCGTTGA